In the Malaya genurostris strain Urasoe2022 chromosome 1, Malgen_1.1, whole genome shotgun sequence genome, one interval contains:
- the LOC131425799 gene encoding uncharacterized protein LOC131425799: MGRRRRAAKSKQSAAFVRENFESKEMTSVKEEELPKPPSIVSYAFQKETINKQNTHVKVTDHFMPNVKRVPIAIKFWSKYDSTTADAQSKLENIDKYFQLLEKSITEGPREKYQEPRTENQCYGWHSEPFYLLDPESCHLHYHPKKRHEITIVGEKINADKITQRPRFTGVPFKLPS; encoded by the exons ATGGGGCGTCGACGTCGTGCGGCTAAATCAAAGCAGTCCGCCGCTTTTGTGCGGGAAAATTTTGAGTCCAAGGAAATGACATCCGTCAAAGAGGAAGAACTACCGAAACCGCCGTCCATTGTGTCCTACGCATTCCAGAAGGAAACCATCAACAAACAGAACACCCATGTCAAAGTGACGGATCATTTTATGCCCAACGTCAAACGGGTTCCGATTGCGATAAAGTTCTGGTCCAAGTACGACTCAACGACGGCCGATGCGCAGAGTAAGCTGGAAAATATCGACAAGTACTTTCAGCTGCTGGAGAAAAGCATAACCGAAGGACCGAGGGAGAAATACCAGGAACCGAGAACGGAAAACCAATG CTATGGTTGGCACTCGGAACCCTTCTACCTACTAGATCCGGAATCATGTCATCTTCACTATCATCCGAAAAAACGTCATGAAATTACCATCGTCGGAGAAAAGATTAATGCAGACAAGATAACACAACGACCACGGTTCACCGGAGTTCCGTTCAAACTTCCCAGttga